GCGCGCGCGAAGGCACGCCGCACCTGCCGCGTATCGAGCCGTTGTTCCGTCATGCCGGGCTCGTCGCGAAAAGGGGCACCAGCGCGGCGACGACTTCGCCGGTATGGCCAATGAAAGGCGCGTGGCCACCGCCGGCGATGCAGGTGAACGCGCCGCCGCATTGCGCGGCGCTCCATTGCATCGACTGCCACGGGATCAGACGATCGCGGCGGCCGGCGATCCACGCGCTGGCTTGCGTGAGTTCCGGCAGCCGTGCGCGCAGGTCGGTATGTTCCAGCACGTCCAGCCCTTCGGTGAGCGCGCGCACCTGCGGGCGGAACTCGTTGAAGGCGTCCGCGCGCAACTTGCGCAAGTCGGCCTGCGCGCAATCGCTGCCCAGTGCCTCCAGCGCGAGGAAGCGTTCCAGCGTGCCTTCGTAATCGGTCGCGAGATCGCGCCCGAAGTCCTGCAGGATTTCCGGCGATACCGCATGCGTCCAACCTTCACCGCGCACGAAACGCGGCGACGCGCACAGCATCGCCAATCCCTGCACATGCTGCGGAAAATCCAGCGTGGCCTGCAGCGCATACAAACCGCCCAGCGACCAGCCGA
The genomic region above belongs to Rhodanobacteraceae bacterium and contains:
- a CDS encoding Pimeloyl-[acyl-carrier protein] methyl ester esterase BioH — encoded protein: MSELFIHSEGRGDTHLVLLHGWAMHGGVFAPLVEALRDRCTLHIVDLPGHGRSRDCGVSLQPAACVQAIAARVPAAIWLGWSLGGLYALQATLDFPQHVQGLAMLCASPRFVRGEGWTHAVSPEILQDFGRDLATDYEGTLERFLALEALGSDCAQADLRKLRADAFNEFRPQVRALTEGLDVLEHTDLRARLPELTQASAWIAGRRDRLIPWQSMQWSAAQCGGAFTCIAGGGHAPFIGHTGEVVAALVPLFATSPA